The following proteins come from a genomic window of Halomarina ordinaria:
- a CDS encoding RidA family protein, with amino-acid sequence MERQRVGTGTEWEATVGYSRAVRVGETVHVAGTTATDDHGDPYDASAEAQTRRAIEQVGAALEAVGATLDDVVRTRLYVTDIGDWEAVGRAHGEAFGSVRPAATMVEVSALVDPVLRVEIEADAVVTD; translated from the coding sequence ATGGAACGACAGCGCGTCGGGACCGGCACCGAGTGGGAGGCGACCGTCGGGTACTCGCGGGCGGTCCGGGTCGGCGAGACGGTCCACGTCGCCGGGACGACCGCGACCGACGACCACGGCGACCCGTACGACGCCTCAGCCGAGGCACAGACGCGACGCGCCATCGAGCAGGTCGGGGCGGCGCTGGAGGCCGTCGGCGCGACGCTCGACGACGTGGTCCGGACCCGACTGTACGTCACCGACATCGGGGACTGGGAGGCGGTCGGTCGGGCACACGGCGAGGCGTTCGGGTCGGTCCGACCGGCGGCGACGATGGTCGAGGTGAGCGCGCTCGTCGACCCGGTGCTCCGCGTCGAGATAGAGGCCGACGCCGTCGTGACCGACTGA
- a CDS encoding RAD55 family ATPase → MSTLDRLLGGGFAPGSVVALVTPAAAQVDPLLAAFVADRDVCYLSTERPAGELRRQYDTARGRFDVGRTSADDLLAAPEAALDSAAQELVVVDPVNALEGTGDEARYRAFLDAVKRRVDETGGIALLHCVEMGSPDLRDRTLYRADAVCHLVQTVDATAVTTSLVVPKHRGGRPLLDPVKLDLTDRVRVDTSRDI, encoded by the coding sequence GTGTCCACGCTCGACCGCCTCCTCGGCGGCGGCTTCGCGCCGGGGTCCGTCGTCGCGCTGGTGACGCCCGCCGCCGCGCAGGTCGACCCGCTGCTCGCCGCGTTCGTCGCCGACCGCGACGTCTGCTACCTCTCGACCGAGCGGCCGGCCGGCGAACTGCGCCGGCAGTACGACACCGCCCGGGGGCGATTCGACGTGGGGCGCACGAGCGCGGACGACCTGCTCGCGGCACCCGAGGCTGCCCTCGACTCCGCCGCGCAGGAACTGGTCGTCGTCGACCCCGTGAACGCCCTGGAGGGGACGGGCGACGAGGCGCGGTACCGCGCGTTCCTCGACGCGGTGAAGCGACGCGTCGACGAGACCGGCGGTATCGCGCTCCTCCACTGCGTCGAGATGGGGTCGCCCGACCTGCGCGACCGGACGCTCTACCGGGCGGACGCCGTCTGTCACCTCGTCCAGACCGTCGACGCGACGGCCGTCACCACCTCGCTCGTCGTCCCGAAACACCGCGGCGGTCGACCGCTCCTCGACCCGGTCAAACTCGACCTCACCGACCGCGTCCGCGTCGACACCAGTCGGGACATCTGA
- the spt4 gene encoding transcription elongation factor subunit Spt4 → MAKRLVCRECHRVQEAGEEQSCVICGSTSLTEDWAGYVVIAHPERSEIAQEMDVTEPGAYALKVR, encoded by the coding sequence ATGGCGAAGCGACTCGTCTGCCGCGAGTGTCACCGCGTGCAGGAGGCCGGCGAGGAACAGTCCTGCGTCATCTGCGGGTCCACCTCGCTCACCGAGGACTGGGCGGGGTACGTCGTCATCGCCCACCCGGAGCGAAGCGAGATCGCCCAGGAGATGGACGTGACCGAACCCGGCGCCTACGCGCTGAAGGTCCGCTGA
- a CDS encoding aldo/keto reductase, with amino-acid sequence MHYRTLGDSGVEVSEVGFGAWVVGTDWWGDRSEAEAAEMLQHALDAGITYFDTGDVYGHGRSEELVGRALADVRDEVTLATKVGYDFYNNPQAGHGELPKELSPEYLREAVDKSLDRLDTDYVDVLQLHNANVDEVTPDVLEVFDELREEDRVKAVGWAMGPSIGWLAEHERAVELEFDAVQTVFNLFEQLPGRHVIEAIREADADTSVVARVPHSSGLLNEQVRPETELEEGDHRGFRPDAWYETGWEKLETLRFLERDGERTMAQAAIQWLLSHDEVATVTPTFHSKTDIREWAAASDTPPLSPAEVERVEELSRTNFGVERSDGMDSLRSSVDGRDLEGTGKQYAGR; translated from the coding sequence ATGCACTACCGAACGCTCGGCGACAGCGGCGTCGAGGTCAGCGAGGTCGGCTTCGGGGCCTGGGTCGTCGGCACCGACTGGTGGGGCGACCGCAGCGAGGCGGAGGCGGCGGAGATGCTCCAGCACGCCCTCGACGCGGGCATCACGTACTTCGACACGGGCGACGTCTACGGCCACGGCCGCAGCGAGGAACTCGTCGGTCGGGCGCTCGCGGACGTCCGCGACGAGGTGACGCTGGCGACGAAGGTCGGCTACGACTTCTACAACAACCCGCAGGCCGGCCACGGCGAACTCCCGAAGGAGCTGAGTCCGGAGTACCTCCGCGAGGCCGTCGACAAGTCCCTCGACCGCCTCGACACCGACTACGTCGACGTCCTCCAGTTGCACAACGCGAACGTCGACGAGGTCACCCCCGACGTCCTCGAGGTGTTCGACGAACTGCGCGAGGAGGACCGCGTGAAGGCCGTCGGCTGGGCGATGGGCCCCTCCATCGGCTGGCTCGCGGAACACGAACGGGCCGTCGAACTGGAGTTCGACGCCGTCCAGACCGTGTTCAACCTCTTCGAGCAACTGCCCGGCCGCCACGTCATCGAGGCCATCCGGGAGGCGGACGCCGACACGAGCGTCGTCGCCCGGGTCCCCCACTCCTCGGGCCTGCTGAACGAGCAGGTGCGCCCCGAGACGGAACTCGAGGAGGGTGACCACCGCGGCTTCCGCCCCGACGCCTGGTACGAGACGGGCTGGGAGAAACTGGAGACGCTTCGCTTCCTCGAGCGGGACGGCGAGCGGACGATGGCACAGGCGGCCATCCAGTGGCTGCTCAGCCACGACGAGGTGGCGACCGTCACGCCCACGTTCCACTCGAAGACGGACATCCGCGAGTGGGCCGCCGCGAGCGACACGCCCCCGCTCTCGCCCGCCGAGGTCGAGCGCGTCGAGGAACTCTCGCGGACGAACTTCGGCGTCGAGCGCTCCGACGGCATGGACAGCCTCCGGTCGTCCGTCGACGGCCGCGACCTCGAGGGCACCGGCAAGCAGTACGCCGGCCGGTAG
- a CDS encoding non-canonical purine NTP pyrophosphatase produces the protein MLSYVTTNPGKVREAREYLSAVESVDFDYTEIQADALGPIAARGAREAYEYVGGPVLVDDAGLFVEALDGFPGPYSAYVEHTVGVERVGRLARDAVDPETPARAHFRCVLAYCDGGTFEATPEPVDHGDRRGHDLAAAERATAETDDSVVGGDLPVKLFEGSVPGRIVEPRGEGGFGYDPVFEHDGTTLAEMSTEEKNAVSHRGRALARFAEWYRGREE, from the coding sequence ATGCTCAGCTACGTCACGACCAACCCGGGGAAGGTCCGGGAGGCCCGCGAGTACCTCTCGGCGGTCGAGTCGGTCGACTTCGACTACACGGAGATACAGGCCGACGCGCTCGGACCCATCGCCGCCCGGGGCGCCCGCGAGGCCTACGAGTACGTCGGCGGCCCCGTCCTCGTCGACGACGCGGGCCTGTTCGTCGAGGCGCTCGACGGCTTCCCGGGACCGTACTCCGCCTACGTGGAACACACGGTGGGTGTCGAGCGCGTCGGTCGGCTGGCGCGCGACGCCGTCGACCCGGAGACGCCCGCGCGGGCGCACTTCCGGTGCGTCCTCGCCTACTGCGACGGGGGGACGTTCGAGGCGACGCCCGAACCCGTCGACCACGGCGACCGGCGGGGCCACGACCTCGCGGCGGCCGAGCGCGCCACCGCCGAGACCGACGACAGCGTCGTGGGCGGTGACCTCCCGGTGAAACTGTTCGAGGGGTCGGTTCCCGGGCGCATCGTCGAACCGCGCGGTGAGGGGGGATTCGGCTACGACCCCGTCTTCGAACACGACGGGACGACGCTCGCCGAGATGAGTACCGAGGAGAAGAACGCCGTCTCCCACCGCGGCCGGGCGCTCGCGCGCTTCGCCGAGTGGTACCGCGGGCGCGAGGAGTGA
- a CDS encoding potassium channel family protein — translation MKFVIVGYGRVGIRTADILESEGHEVVVVDIEPEKVERAADAGFEAHEGDGDEESVLLAAGVEDADALAGLTGDLGVNLGACVIGDAHGCRTVMRIDDDYHADIYEKYAAEVDEVVYPERLGAAGAKTALLGGDFDALGELTTGLSAVSLVVSEDAPVVGQRVVELDLPEGALVYAHGRSNEPMTIPLPQTDIQPGDELAFIVEPDLVETLRSRLDGTARATS, via the coding sequence ATGAAGTTCGTTATCGTGGGGTACGGTCGGGTCGGGATTCGCACGGCCGACATCCTCGAGTCGGAGGGCCACGAGGTGGTGGTCGTCGACATCGAACCCGAGAAGGTCGAGCGCGCGGCCGACGCCGGCTTCGAGGCCCACGAGGGCGACGGCGACGAGGAGTCCGTCCTGCTCGCCGCGGGCGTCGAGGACGCCGACGCGCTGGCGGGGCTCACCGGCGACCTAGGCGTGAACCTCGGTGCGTGCGTCATCGGCGACGCCCACGGCTGTCGGACGGTCATGCGTATCGACGACGACTACCACGCCGACATCTACGAGAAGTACGCCGCGGAGGTCGACGAGGTGGTCTACCCCGAACGCCTCGGCGCGGCGGGGGCGAAGACCGCCCTGCTCGGCGGCGACTTCGACGCACTCGGGGAACTCACGACGGGGCTGTCGGCGGTCAGTCTGGTGGTCTCCGAGGACGCGCCCGTCGTCGGTCAGCGCGTCGTCGAACTGGACCTCCCGGAGGGAGCGCTCGTCTACGCCCACGGCCGCTCGAACGAGCCGATGACGATTCCCCTCCCACAGACGGACATCCAACCGGGCGACGAACTCGCGTTCATCGTCGAACCGGACCTCGTCGAGACGCTCCGCTCCCGACTCGACGGGACGGCACGGGCGACGAGCTGA
- a CDS encoding 30S ribosomal protein S27ae → MARHEYYDEDGTTSKEQCPRCGDTFLAEHDDRKHCGKCGYTEWL, encoded by the coding sequence ATGGCGCGCCACGAGTACTACGACGAGGACGGCACGACCTCGAAGGAGCAGTGTCCCCGCTGTGGCGACACCTTCCTCGCGGAGCACGACGACCGCAAACACTGCGGCAAGTGCGGCTACACCGAGTGGCTCTGA
- a CDS encoding DUF5808 domain-containing protein, with product MADKPQSGELFGVPYNFERPSIGRMLSSYWRPDEGMLVEKPFGIGYTLNLANWRSWVVLAIAGALVYQERSGSDPDEFAEDEPVEVIVD from the coding sequence ATGGCAGACAAGCCCCAGTCCGGCGAACTGTTCGGCGTCCCGTACAACTTCGAGCGACCCAGCATCGGCCGGATGCTCTCCTCGTACTGGCGGCCCGACGAGGGGATGCTCGTCGAGAAGCCGTTCGGCATCGGCTACACGCTCAACCTCGCCAACTGGCGCTCGTGGGTCGTCCTGGCCATCGCGGGCGCGCTGGTCTACCAGGAGCGCAGCGGGAGCGACCCCGACGAGTTCGCCGAGGACGAACCCGTCGAGGTCATCGTCGACTGA
- a CDS encoding 30S ribosomal protein S24e, producing the protein MDIEIIEEVENPMLHRSDVRFQVVHDEATPSRLSVRDSLAAKLNKDADEVVLHSLDTKYGMRKTLGYAKVYDTSEDAQAVEQEYMLERNKIGVDEDADAEAEEA; encoded by the coding sequence ATGGACATCGAAATCATCGAGGAGGTCGAGAACCCCATGTTGCACCGGTCCGACGTGCGGTTCCAGGTCGTCCACGACGAGGCGACCCCCTCCCGACTCTCCGTTCGCGACAGTCTCGCCGCGAAGTTGAACAAGGACGCGGACGAAGTGGTCCTCCACTCGCTCGACACGAAGTACGGCATGCGAAAGACCCTCGGCTACGCGAAGGTCTACGACACCTCCGAGGACGCCCAGGCGGTCGAACAGGAGTACATGCTCGAACGCAACAAGATCGGTGTCGACGAGGACGCCGACGCCGAGGCGGAGGAGGCCTGA
- a CDS encoding bifunctional N(6)-L-threonylcarbamoyladenine synthase/serine/threonine protein kinase: MRVLGIEGTAWAASAAVYDTETDETTIFTDAYQPESGGIHPREAAEHMRSAIPAVVWRARDHAGDDVDAVAFSRGPGLGPCLRIVGTAARAVAGGLGVPLVGVNHMLAHLEIGRHRSGFDSPVCLNASGANAHLLGFHGGRYRVLGETMDTGVGNAIDKFTRHVGWSHPGGPKVEARAKDGEYVDLPYVVKGMDFSFSGIMSAAKEAVDDGERVEDVCFSLQEHVFAMLCEVSERALSLTGNDELVLGGGVGQNARLRAMLGEMCAQRGARFHAPEPRFLRDNAGMIAVLGAKMADAGDTVAIEDSRVRPDFRPDDVPVTWRAGEDVARGGDDAGTQRGAEATVSLDDRVAKAREPKGYRHPALDARLRRERTRGEARLLRDARRLGVPTPVLSDVDPREATLTMERVGDCDLRERLTEEGVRSVGRHLATLHGAGIVHGDPTTRNVRVGRRTWLIDFGLGYHSRHVEDYAMDLHVFEGSLGGTADDPVPLIAAFEDAYADAGDPAVVEQLREVERRGRYRSE; the protein is encoded by the coding sequence GTGCGCGTTCTCGGTATCGAGGGGACGGCGTGGGCGGCCTCGGCGGCCGTCTACGACACCGAAACCGACGAGACGACGATTTTCACCGACGCCTACCAGCCCGAGAGCGGCGGCATCCACCCGCGCGAGGCGGCCGAACACATGCGTTCCGCGATTCCGGCCGTCGTCTGGCGCGCGCGCGACCACGCCGGCGACGACGTCGACGCCGTCGCGTTCTCTCGCGGCCCCGGCCTCGGGCCGTGTCTCCGCATCGTCGGCACCGCCGCGCGGGCCGTCGCGGGCGGCCTCGGCGTGCCGCTGGTCGGCGTCAACCACATGCTCGCACACCTCGAGATCGGCCGTCACCGCTCGGGGTTCGACTCGCCGGTCTGCCTGAACGCGAGCGGCGCGAACGCCCACCTGCTCGGGTTCCACGGCGGGCGCTACCGCGTCCTCGGCGAGACGATGGACACCGGCGTCGGCAACGCCATCGACAAGTTCACGCGCCACGTCGGCTGGTCGCACCCCGGCGGCCCGAAGGTCGAGGCGCGGGCGAAGGACGGCGAGTACGTCGACCTGCCCTACGTCGTCAAGGGGATGGACTTCTCGTTCTCGGGCATCATGAGCGCCGCCAAGGAGGCCGTCGACGACGGCGAGCGGGTCGAAGACGTCTGCTTCTCGCTGCAGGAGCACGTCTTCGCGATGCTCTGTGAGGTGTCCGAACGCGCGCTCTCGCTGACGGGCAACGACGAACTCGTCCTCGGCGGCGGCGTCGGGCAGAACGCTCGGCTCCGGGCGATGCTCGGGGAGATGTGCGCCCAGCGCGGCGCGCGCTTTCACGCGCCCGAACCGCGCTTCCTGCGCGACAACGCCGGCATGATAGCGGTGCTGGGCGCGAAGATGGCCGACGCCGGCGACACCGTCGCCATCGAGGACTCGCGGGTCCGCCCCGACTTCCGCCCCGACGACGTGCCCGTCACCTGGCGGGCGGGCGAGGACGTCGCCCGCGGCGGCGACGACGCGGGCACCCAGCGCGGCGCGGAGGCGACCGTCTCGCTCGACGACCGGGTGGCGAAGGCGCGCGAGCCGAAGGGGTACCGCCACCCCGCGCTCGACGCCCGACTCCGCCGCGAGCGTACGCGCGGCGAGGCGCGACTCCTGCGCGACGCGCGACGCCTCGGCGTCCCGACGCCCGTCCTCTCGGACGTCGACCCCCGCGAGGCGACGCTCACCATGGAGCGCGTCGGCGACTGCGACCTGCGCGAGCGACTCACCGAGGAGGGCGTCCGGTCGGTGGGTCGCCACCTCGCCACCCTGCACGGGGCGGGCATCGTCCACGGCGACCCGACGACGCGGAACGTCCGGGTGGGGCGCAGGACGTGGCTCATCGACTTCGGCCTCGGGTACCACTCCCGGCACGTCGAGGACTACGCGATGGACCTCCACGTGTTCGAGGGGTCGCTCGGGGGGACGGCCGACGACCCCGTCCCCCTCATCGCGGCGTTCGAGGACGCCTACGCCGACGCCGGCGACCCCGCCGTCGTCGAGCAGTTGCGCGAGGTCGAGCGCCGGGGGCGCTACCGGTCGGAGTGA
- a CDS encoding GTP-dependent dephospho-CoA kinase family protein, with translation MLRLPDALRADLKDPVGPLYTDPAALLAAAGDGPLVTVGDVVTDYLLRETVPDVALVDDRTKRAPLEERVDRSPFDRTVHVENPAATLSRDLLAALRDALASEATTVLEVDGEEDLAAVPAIAIAPDGATVVYGQPDEGMVCVVVDAETRAAMRAFLAEMDGEREAAAALLDLDLDLDSAGD, from the coding sequence ATGCTCCGCCTCCCGGACGCGCTGCGCGCCGACCTGAAAGACCCCGTCGGCCCGCTCTACACCGACCCCGCGGCGCTGCTCGCGGCGGCCGGCGACGGACCGCTCGTGACCGTCGGCGACGTCGTCACCGACTACCTCCTGCGCGAGACGGTCCCGGACGTGGCGCTGGTCGACGACCGGACCAAGCGCGCGCCCCTCGAAGAGCGCGTCGACCGCTCGCCGTTCGACCGCACGGTACACGTCGAGAACCCCGCGGCGACCCTCTCGCGGGACCTGCTCGCCGCGCTCCGGGACGCGCTCGCGAGCGAGGCGACGACCGTCCTCGAGGTCGACGGCGAGGAGGACCTCGCGGCGGTGCCGGCCATCGCCATCGCGCCCGACGGCGCGACGGTCGTCTACGGGCAACCGGACGAGGGGATGGTGTGCGTCGTCGTCGACGCGGAGACGCGCGCGGCGATGCGGGCGTTCCTCGCGGAGATGGACGGCGAGCGCGAGGCGGCGGCGGCGCTGCTCGACCTCGACCTCGACCTCGACTCCGCCGGCGACTGA
- a CDS encoding DNA-directed RNA polymerase has product MYKRVRLRDTVEVPPRFLDNVSEQLVKELLQDKLEGRMDASVGSVVSVVDVVDIGEGTVLPNRPGVYYEAEFDAVTFDPEMQEVIDGEVVEVVNFGAFVGIGPVDGLLHVSQISDEYLAFDEEGQQLASRESNQALGVGDAVRARIVTKSIDERNPRDSKIGLTAKQPGLGKHGWLREEHEQAAAGE; this is encoded by the coding sequence ATGTACAAGAGGGTCAGACTACGCGATACGGTCGAGGTGCCCCCCCGGTTCCTCGACAACGTCTCGGAACAGCTCGTGAAGGAACTCCTGCAGGACAAACTCGAGGGGCGCATGGACGCCTCCGTCGGGTCGGTCGTCAGCGTCGTCGACGTCGTCGACATCGGCGAGGGCACCGTCCTCCCCAACCGCCCCGGCGTCTACTACGAGGCGGAGTTCGACGCGGTCACGTTCGACCCGGAGATGCAGGAGGTCATCGACGGCGAGGTGGTCGAGGTGGTGAACTTCGGCGCGTTCGTCGGCATCGGCCCCGTCGACGGCCTGCTGCACGTCTCGCAGATCTCCGACGAGTACCTCGCGTTCGACGAGGAGGGCCAGCAACTCGCCTCCCGGGAGTCCAACCAGGCGCTCGGCGTCGGCGACGCGGTCCGCGCCCGCATCGTCACCAAGAGCATCGACGAGCGCAACCCCCGGGACTCGAAGATCGGCCTGACGGCGAAACAGCCGGGCCTCGGCAAGCACGGCTGGCTCCGCGAGGAACACGAACAGGCCGCGGCGGGTGAGTGA
- a CDS encoding acyltransferase yields MTKRHVSLPADAEAGLQAFIAEVDDRLSGPEDTCDVVRDVLVDLYGDREAWERWQDGGDVSAAERVRLQGYDPCNSTLESEYYAEKDEECFRRSKHLQWLWRQFDATPMADNVEFALRFRQMLANHLFEEAGENLRIFKGVTFSYGHNITVGDNTVIHDDVHLDDRGRLTIGDRVSISDDAHVYSHDHDVVDQTAVRNFHTVVEDDVRITYDSMVRAGVRVGEDSIVGAKSIVQRDVPAHHIVAGTPAKSIGVKPGHEESAAPLDADGLDNRDDREIPYDLPDDLDVFDEFERDR; encoded by the coding sequence ATGACGAAACGTCACGTCTCGCTTCCTGCGGACGCCGAGGCGGGGTTACAGGCGTTCATCGCTGAAGTCGACGACCGACTGTCCGGGCCGGAGGACACCTGCGATGTGGTCCGGGACGTCCTCGTCGACCTCTACGGCGACCGCGAGGCGTGGGAGCGCTGGCAGGACGGGGGGGACGTCTCGGCCGCGGAACGCGTCCGCCTGCAGGGGTACGACCCCTGCAACTCGACGCTCGAATCGGAGTACTACGCCGAGAAGGACGAGGAGTGCTTCCGGCGCTCGAAGCACCTCCAGTGGCTCTGGCGGCAGTTCGACGCCACGCCGATGGCCGACAACGTCGAGTTCGCCCTGCGCTTCCGGCAGATGCTCGCGAACCACCTCTTCGAGGAGGCCGGCGAGAACCTCCGCATCTTCAAGGGCGTCACCTTCTCGTACGGCCACAACATCACCGTCGGAGACAACACCGTCATCCACGACGACGTCCACCTCGACGACCGGGGGCGCCTCACCATCGGCGACCGCGTCTCCATCTCCGACGACGCTCACGTCTACAGCCACGACCACGACGTCGTCGACCAGACCGCGGTCCGGAACTTCCACACCGTCGTCGAGGACGACGTGCGCATCACCTACGACTCGATGGTCCGGGCGGGCGTCCGCGTCGGCGAGGACAGCATCGTCGGCGCGAAGAGCATCGTCCAGCGCGACGTCCCGGCACACCACATCGTCGCCGGCACGCCCGCGAAGAGCATCGGCGTCAAGCCCGGCCACGAGGAGTCGGCCGCGCCGCTCGACGCCGACGGCCTCGACAACCGCGACGACCGCGAGATACCCTACGACCTGCCGGACGACCTCGACGTCTTCGACGAGTTCGAGCGCGACCGGTAG
- a CDS encoding DUF7384 family protein yields the protein MTPTERAVRVVADADVLAADLLCGGLARDALDVVRAHAWVTLVASDPLLDDAAGVIETLADATLAADWRERVEAEATLVDHPPEDHPALAAAYRGEAAHVLSLDDRLLGATAGAALRARVETSVKEPRSFARLFDPETMYEATFDEPYPGPDRDPRA from the coding sequence ATGACGCCGACAGAGCGCGCCGTCCGGGTCGTCGCCGACGCGGACGTCCTCGCGGCCGACCTGCTCTGTGGTGGACTCGCACGCGACGCCCTCGACGTGGTCCGGGCACACGCCTGGGTGACGCTCGTCGCCAGCGACCCGCTGCTCGACGACGCGGCAGGGGTCATCGAGACGCTCGCGGACGCCACCCTCGCGGCCGACTGGCGCGAGCGCGTCGAGGCCGAGGCTACGCTCGTCGACCACCCACCCGAGGACCACCCCGCGCTCGCCGCCGCCTACCGCGGGGAGGCCGCACACGTCCTCTCGCTCGACGACCGACTGCTCGGCGCGACGGCCGGCGCCGCCCTCCGGGCGCGCGTCGAGACGAGCGTCAAGGAACCGCGGTCGTTCGCCCGCCTGTTCGACCCCGAGACGATGTACGAGGCGACGTTCGACGAACCGTATCCGGGCCCGGACCGCGACCCACGCGCGTAG